TCGCCTCATCAACTGGCTAGAAACCCATACACCCCCTGCTCCTCTTCAGGGAACCAGTTGGGTCAAAGGAGAGGCGACGGGTGTCTTGTTGCCCGCAAATTTAACCGTTGCCACCCATCTGTTGCACACACCTTGGCAACCACCACTAACAGGGGTGATTTTGGCTCTAGAGGATGTCGGTGAGGCTCCCTATCGCCTTGATCGACTGTTAACCCAGTGGCGAATGACGGGCATATTGCATCAGGTCGCTGGGATCGCCCTAGGACGCTTTAGCCAGTGCCATGCCAACCCAAACAGACCTAGCTTTACGGTTGAGGAGGTACTGCACGATCGCCTCGCTGATTTGGGCATTCCGATTGTAGCCAATCTACCCTTTGGGCACGATGGTGAGAACGCTGCCCTACCCGTGGGTATTACCGCTACCTTAGATGGTGATGCTGGTGTGCTCAAGTTTGGCTAATC
This portion of the Cyanobacteriota bacterium genome encodes:
- a CDS encoding LD-carboxypeptidase, producing the protein RLINWLETHTPPAPLQGTSWVKGEATGVLLPANLTVATHLLHTPWQPPLTGVILALEDVGEAPYRLDRLLTQWRMTGILHQVAGIALGRFSQCHANPNRPSFTVEEVLHDRLADLGIPIVANLPFGHDGENAALPVGITATLDGDAGVLKFG